A window of the Henckelia pumila isolate YLH828 chromosome 3, ASM3356847v2, whole genome shotgun sequence genome harbors these coding sequences:
- the LOC140891506 gene encoding sodium/calcium exchanger NCL2-like produces the protein MKTPSLSYLLLFVVILLMTTFCPSVISRPVPLELVSDGADDEFERNHNSLIRMMKGSVALIGADEEKCEQMYGFLPCSTTVGGHLFLIIVFEYLLFAAESYVGSGGERVFKILGPGVFGASVFQIIGSLPEALILLASGLSSSQEQTEEFVLTGVGLLAGSTILLLTLIWGTCITLSRQSFQEHLESHAGDSKYYNPIEKFLISKWPGYGVITDLGTCFTARIMLLSLIPLVIILIPSAFHLPFYGQRAFVIVTLVVSLVFLISYFFYQFFQPWIQRRRLLYIKHEHLVLDILKHMQHQTTGKLLTDDGSPNVTTIRRLFEQRDQDGDKTISFNELKEFLQEIKFRRVNSDKNNTTAEIMQEFDIDNDQKITMDEFVKGMTKWLHITKDTISEKYHSVNSVKNLYNVLKPWVQKKREEREMMESLIPDIMEQLQNSVYGSLLTGDGSPDIAALKRLFKDVDLDQSNSISYSELKKLVANIQSGILPGDADLAVSKMMEELDVNGDQSINEEEFVMGMSKWLNPTDDEIPKPKKTEDDNYQKTWEQTDKLIDDKFIDRSPLAWIKAISLLVLGIVILGVLAEPLVHSVRGFSKATNLPSFYVAFVLIPLASNARLAVSAINETRKKKLHTTSLTFSEIYGTVFMNNILGLAVLLSLIYFRGVAWKFSAEILTVLFVSLIIGCLSSISTIFPVWTSVLAYLLYPLSLVLVYSLGDFDWFS, from the exons ATGAAAACCCCAAGTCTCTCATATCTCCTTCTTTTCGTCGTCATACTGCTGATGACGACTTTCTGCCCGAGCGTGATTTCGAGGCCGGTTCCACTGGAGTTGGTCTCAGACGGGGCGGATGATGAATTTGAAAGAAACCACAATTCGCTGATACGTATGATGAAAGGGTCCGTGGCGTTAATCGGCGCCGATGAGGAAAAGTGCGAGCAGATGTATGGGTTCTTGCCGTGTTCGACCACTGTTGGGGGGCATTTGTTCTTGATTATTGTGTTCGAATACTTGCTGTTCGCGGCGGAGTCTTACGTCGGCTCCGGCGGGGAGAGGGTTTTCAAGATTCTAGGGCCTGGTGTGTTTGGTGCCTCTGTGTTTCAAATTATCGGTTCACTTCCTGAAGCATTGATTCTTCTTG CCTCTGGCTTGTCCAGCAGCCAAGAACAAACTGAGGAGTTCGTGCTGACGGGCGTCGGGCTTCTTGCCGGATCCACCATTTTGCTCCTCACTCTCATCTGGGGAACTTGTATTACACTCAGCCGTCAATCTTTTCAGGAGCACTTGGAATCCCATGCTGGCGATAGTAAATATTACAACCCAATTGAGAAATTCTTGATTTCGAAATGGCCAG GCTATGGCGTGATTACAGATTTGGGCACTTGTTTCACCGCCAGGATCAtgcttctttctttgattccaTTAGTGATCATTCTGATTCCATCAGCTTTTCACCTGCCTTTCTATGGGCAACGAGCTTTTGTGATTGTCACTCTTGTTGTTTCGTTAGTGTTCCTGATTTCTTACTTCTTTTATCAG TTTTTCCAACCTTGGATTCAAAGGAGGCGCTTACTATATATAAAACACGAGCATTTAGTACTAGACATCCTAAAACATATGCAGCATCAGACGACCGGCAAACTCTTGACCGATGATGGTTCACCGAATGTGACGACCATAAGAAG GCTGTTTGAGCAAAGAGATCAAGATGGAGATAAGACTATCTCTTTCAATGAGCTAAAAGAATTTCTGCAAGAAATCAAGTTCAGAAGAGTAAATTCGGACAAGAATAATACAACTGCAGAGATAATGCAGGAATTCGATATTGACAATGACCAGAAAATAACCATGGATGAATTTGTCAAGGGGATGACGAAATGGCTTCATATTACCAAAGATACAATTAGTGAAAAATATCACTCCGTTAACTCAGTGAAGAACTTGTACAAT GTTCTTAAGCCATGGGTTCAAAAGAAAAGGGAAGAACGTGAAATGATGGAAAGTTTGATTCCAGATATAATGGAGCAACTCCAAAACTCTGTATATGGAAGCCTTTTAACAGGAGATGGGTCACCAGATATCGCTGCTTTAAAACg GTTGTTCAAGGACGTCGATCTTGACCAAAGCAACAGCATATCTTACTCTGAATTAAAGAAGCTAGTGGCCAATATCCAGTCTGGAATACTTCCTGGTGATGCCGATCTTGCAGTATCCAAAATGATGGAAGAACTTGATGTAAATGGAGATCAGTCAATTAACGAGGAAGAATTTGTTATGGGAATGTCCAAATGGCTGAATCCAACTGATGACGAAATTCCCAAGCCAAAAAAGACCGAAGATGATAATTATCAA AAAACATGGGAACAGACTGATAAACTCATTGACGACAAGTTCATTGATAGATCGCCTCTAGCATGGATTAAAGCTATCTCTCTTTTGGTACTAGGGATTGTGATACTTGGTGTTCTAGCAGAGCCTCTAGTACACAGTGTTCGGGGTTTCTCTAAAGCTACAAATTTGCCTTCATTTTACGTTGCATTTGTGCTTATACCACTTGCCTCCAACGCTAGATTAGCCGTATCTGCTATCAATGAAACACGAAAGAAGAAACTGCACACCACATCTTTGACATTTTCTGAG ATATATGGTACTGTGTTCATGAACAACATTCTGGGATTAGCTGTTCTTCTTTCCTTGATCTATTTTCGAGGCGTGGCATGGAAATTTTCTGCGGAGATCTTGACGGTTCTGTTTGTATCCCTCATAATCGGATGCCTGTCGAGTATCAGCACTATTTTCCCCGTCTGGACATCAGTCTTGGCATATCTGCTTTACCCGCTATCCTTGGTCCTCGTCTATAGTCTTGGAGATTTTGATTGGTTTTCGTAG
- the LOC140890033 gene encoding uncharacterized protein: MLFYLTTLNLSRFLKKDPPVVVEDDSDTQRRTAVDAWNHDDFLCRNYILNGLGDTLYSVYSSVKTAKELWDSLEKKYKTEDAGIKKFVVGKFLDFKMVDSKTVMSQVQEIQIILHDLLAEGMEINEPFQVASIIEKFPSMWKDFKNYLKHKRKELKLEDLIVRLRIEEDNRNTNAKSHKKMMKIEAKANLAKSSTSQKRKRPHVGKQKEKAKKFQGSCYNCGKPNHMARDCRLPKK, encoded by the coding sequence ATGTTATTCTATCTGACCACACTAAATCTGTCCAGATTTCTGAAGAAGGATCCCCCTGTCGTCGTTGAAGACGATTCTGACACCCAAAGGAGGACCGCAGTTGATGCATGGAACCACGACGATTTCCTATGCAGAAACTACATTTTGAATGGCCTTGGTGACACTCTCTATAGTGTCTACTCCTCTGTGAAGACGGCCAAGGAACTCTGGGATTCCTTGGAGAAGAAATACAAAACTGAAGACGCCGGTATCAAGAAGTTCGTGGTTGGAAAATTTCTGGACTTTAAGATGGTAGACTCAAAAACTGTGATGAGTCAAGTGCAAGAGATACAAATCATCTTGCATGATTTATTGGCCGAAGGGatggaaatcaatgaaccattccaaGTCGCGTCTATCATTGAGAAGTTTCCTTCGATGTGGAAGGACTTCAAAAACTACCTTAAGCACAAACGTAAGGAGTTGAAACTTGAAGATCTGATTGTGAGACTTCGGATCGAGGAGGACAACAGAAATACCAATGCCAAATCACATAAAAAGATGATGAAAATCGAGGCCAAAGCAAATCTGGCGAAATCTAGTACGAGTCAAAAGAGGAAGCGCCCCCATGTTGGAAAGCAAAAGGAGAAAGCGAAGAAATTTCAGGGAAgttgctacaactgtggcaaaCCGAATCATATGGCAAGGGATTGCCGTCTTCCAAAGAAATAA